A region of the Polynucleobacter sp. MWH-Braz-FAM2G genome:
ACAGCAGTGCTGCAATCTTGATGTCAGCTATGGCAATGGGGCATATCTATATTGGAACCATCGGATCCCAAGGGTCGATTGATGGAATGAAGACGGGGTATGTAGATGCTACTTGGGCCAAAGAGCATCATGAGCTCTGGTATAACAAAGTTAACAAATAAGGAAAAAGCCATGAAAAAAATCATTGCTTTTGCACTCTGCACATTTAATGCAACTTTAGTGATGGCGGCATTGCCACCGCTATCCCCTGAAGCGCAAGAGGCTGCCAATTTGGCTAAAGCTAAAACTGCTTATGGCGATAAGGTTGGAGCATATCAATTGTGTCAAGCACAAAATCGTGTAGCTGACCGATTTAAGGTTGCTGGAACACCTGCTCCAGCTCCTTGTGTAGCGCCGCCGCCTTTTGTTCCACCAGTAGCGGCTACAGCCGTTCCTGCGGCAGCACCAGCAGCCCCTGCGGCTCCAGCGGCACCTGCAGCTGCCAAGTAATTAGTCGACAAGTAATTCTTGATGTAGGTAGCGTCTAGCTGCCTGCGTTTGGGGATCGGTAAAGAAAGGACCTACGGGTCCTTTTTCTTTTATCTCGCCTTGATCGATAAAAATAATGTACTCCGCAATTCGTTGTACTTGCGCAAGTTGATGGGATGAGAAGATCACATTTGCACCTTGCTGGGCGAATTGTCGAATGAGTTCTTCAACTTGCTCGGTGGTATTGGGATCAAGATTGGCAGTAGGCTCATCTAGCAATACCAAATTTGGTTTTTGGAGAATAGCTCTAGCAAGGCAAAGTTTTTGTCGCTCACCTGCTGATAATTTGTGAGCAGGACTGTCAGTCAGCTTATTCAATCCTACTTGTTCAATAACTTTAATGACATCGGATTGTTGAATGGATTTATCTGCATCTCGAACCATAGCGATATTGCATATTGCCGATGCCTTAATCATTGGCGTGTGATGAAGTACTAATGCTGTCTTGGTTTTAAAAAGAAAGCTTACTGTTCCGCTATCCGGTTTGATAAGTCCATCTAAGAGTTTAAGAAGTGTGGTTTTGCCGGCGCCGTTTGGACCAATACAGGCTGTGATTCTGTCTGCGGGGATAATCGCATGTGGGATATTGAGAATGACCCTTCCATTGCTCTTGACGATGACGTCTTTCAGTTCGATGAACTTGTCGAAATTCTCAACAGCATTAACCATAGCGACGCTCCGCAATTTGACGGACTGCAAAGGTGAATAGATTCGCTAACAGAACAATTGTTAGCAATACAATTCCGAGTGCAAGCGCTAAAGGTAGATCTCCTTTGCTAGTCTCCAAAGCAATTGCGGTTGTCATTGTCCTAGTGGAATGGTCTATGTTTCCGCCAACAATCATGACTGCGCCAACTTCTGATATTGCTCTGGCTAAACCAGCTAGGACCGCTATCGTTAACGAGAAGCGGCAGTCCCAAATCAACCACTTAAAACGCGAAAGTGGTGGTAGTCGGAGACTCATAAATGAATCGCGATGGATTTTCCAGGAGTCTTCCAGAATTTGCCTGCTAAGGGCGGCGATTAAAGGGGTTGTAAGCAATGTCTGAGCCACGATCATGCCCTTCGGCGTAAAAAGCCAACCCCATGCTCCTAACGGTCCTGAGCGAGATAACATCAGGTAAACCAAGACCCCAACAATCACAGTGGGTACTCCCATGAGGGTATTGAGTGTCACAATAATCGTCTTTTTCCCTATAAATTGCTCAGTAGCCAAGAGGGCGCCTATAGGTAGGCCAAGAAAAGTTCCGATCAGAAGGGCTGTAAGACTTACCTGCAGGGAGATAAATACGATGCCTAAAACACCGGCATCTAAATGGGCGAGCAGGGCAATGGCGTCTTGAAAGGCTTTTAACATGCGCTCGATTCTATCAAGGCGGTGGCAAAATGGCAGTAATGAGATTAATTACCCTATTTTCAATCTATGGCTGAAGTCGTTTGTCTCTGTAATGAGGTTTTCGATGTGGATTTGCGTGAATATCTAGATTCCCATCCCGTGGAATCTATTGATGAGTTGCGTGAGCAAGCCTCTATCTGTAATAAATGTATGCAGTGCCAAGATTTGGTTGAGGGCGAGATCTATTTAGCGCGAGTTCGGCGCCAACGTGCTGCAGGACAGTTTTAATGAGTTCTGCGAAGTCAGCTCGCTTCACGGTTCTGAGTATGAATCTACATAAAGGGATGTCACCTTTACATCGGCATTCAACGATCTACCAGTTACGCCAAAAAATGCGTAGTCACTATCCAGATCTACTTTTTTTGCAAGAGTTGCAACAGGAACATCGAGGTAGGGCAAAGCGTTTTTCTCAATGGCCTTTGACTGAGCTCACTCACTTTCTGTCAGAGGATTTTTGGCGTGATTGGCACTACGGAAAAAATGTCGAGTATCGCGATGGACATCATGGGAATGCCATTCTCTCTAAGCATCCCCAGCAAAAAGGCAACAACTACGATATCTCTGCTTATCGATTTGAGGGGCGTGGGCTGTTACATAGCGTGACTTATCTAGAGGGTATAGATAAACCAATCCATTGTTTTTGTGTGCATTTGGCGCTGTTTGAGCGTGGCCGCGAGCGACAGTTGGAAGCTATCATTAGACATATTCAGGCATTGACGCAAGAGGGACCCACTATCGTGGCGGGTGACTTTAATGATTGGCGCAATCGAGTAAGTGCACCCATGAGAGCAGCAGGCTTCGAGGAGGTCTTTGAGGTATTGACTGGTTCGCCAGCAAAGACATTCCCTAGTATCAAGCCATTATTACCTATGGATAGGATTTATGTGCGTGGACTCAAGATTCATTCTGCAAATATTTTGCATGAATGGCTAAAACTTTCAGATCATCTTGGCATAACTGCTGAATTGGAACTTGTATGAATATCTTAGCGTTTATTTTCGGATCGGTTTTCGGATTTTCATTAATTTGGGTTCCGATTGTTCATGTCCTCATTATCTTTTTGTTCGGCTTACATTTAATTTCAGTTAGAAGACCTGTTGGCGTGGCATTTGCCTGGTTTTTGATCGTCATATTACTCCCTTTGCTTGGTATCGCTTTATATATTTTGATTGGCGAGCGCCCGGTCGGAAGAAAGCTCACTCGAAAAATTATTCATATGAACCGTGAGTACGAAAAGCTCACCGAGATGATGCGTCAGCAATTTGCTGCTGATCGACAGAAGCTACCTGTTGAAGGAAGGGCTCTCAGTCTTTTGGCTGAATCAAAAAATGGCTCACCAGTTGTAGCTGGAAATAAGATTGAACTACACACCAATTCTCTTAAGATCCTCCAAAATTTTATCGATGAGATTAATCAGGCCAAAAAAAGCTTGCACTTAGAGTTCTATATATGGGCTTTGGGAGGTGATGCTGATCGGGTATGTGAGGCACTTATAGCAGCTGCGAAGAGGGGGATAGCATGCCGCGTTTTGCTTGACTCATTGGGTAGTAAAGATTGGTTTAAATCTCAGTGGCCCAGCAAGTTTCGTAATGCTGGAATTCAAGTAACTGAGGCATTGCCTATACAGTTTGGGCGCTTTCAATTTCGCCGTGCAGATTTGCGCCTTCACCGAAAAATCTTTGTGATTGATAATGCGATTGTTTGGACTGGTAGTATGAATTTAGTAGATCCGCGCACCTTCAAGCAAGATTCTGGAGTGGGTGAGTGGGTTGATGCTATGGTGCGGATTGAAGGGCCAGTAGCGTCTCAGTTTGAATTAACCTTTGCTTTTGACTGGAGTGTCGATAATCCAAAAATTCACAACTTCAATGATCGTGAGCCTCCAGTAGCACCACATGAGGGAGGTGCTATAGCCCAAGAGTTTTCCTCTGGACCTGTTTATCGTGACGATATTCTGTATCAAGTTTTACTCTCCGCCATTATGGATGCGAATGAGGAGCTGACTATAACCACGCCTTACTTTGGTCCTGATGATGGGTTAATTCAGGCCCTGATGGCGGCCGCGGGGAGGGGGGTTAAGGTAACGCTAATCGTTCCTAAGTTGAACGATTCAACTTTAGTTGCTTGGAGTAGTAAAAGTTTCTACGAGGATCTATTGAATGCGGGCGTTGCGATTGCCGAGTTTCATGGTGGTCTTTTGCACACCAAGAGTCTATTAATCGACAAGCGCATTGCTATCTTTGGTTCGGTAAATTTTGACCAACGAAGCTTGCGTCTGAATTTTGAAATTAGTCTAATTGTGTATAACGTGGATTTCTGCGCAAAACTAGAGAAGTTGATTGACTCCTATCTAGCGCAATCAGATTATGTAGATCCAAAAGCATGGGCAAAAAGACCTACTTGGCAGCGATATCTTGAAAATGCTGCACACCTCACTTCACCCCTGCTTTAAATTGCTCCACTAGCCCGCATTTCTGCAATCTCGGACTCTGCAATTCCCAGTTCTTT
Encoded here:
- a CDS encoding ATP-binding cassette domain-containing protein — protein: MVNAVENFDKFIELKDVIVKSNGRVILNIPHAIIPADRITACIGPNGAGKTTLLKLLDGLIKPDSGTVSFLFKTKTALVLHHTPMIKASAICNIAMVRDADKSIQQSDVIKVIEQVGLNKLTDSPAHKLSAGERQKLCLARAILQKPNLVLLDEPTANLDPNTTEQVEELIRQFAQQGANVIFSSHQLAQVQRIAEYIIFIDQGEIKEKGPVGPFFTDPQTQAARRYLHQELLVD
- a CDS encoding ABC transporter permease, whose product is MLKAFQDAIALLAHLDAGVLGIVFISLQVSLTALLIGTFLGLPIGALLATEQFIGKKTIIVTLNTLMGVPTVIVGVLVYLMLSRSGPLGAWGWLFTPKGMIVAQTLLTTPLIAALSRQILEDSWKIHRDSFMSLRLPPLSRFKWLIWDCRFSLTIAVLAGLARAISEVGAVMIVGGNIDHSTRTMTTAIALETSKGDLPLALALGIVLLTIVLLANLFTFAVRQIAERRYG
- the cls gene encoding cardiolipin synthase is translated as MNILAFIFGSVFGFSLIWVPIVHVLIIFLFGLHLISVRRPVGVAFAWFLIVILLPLLGIALYILIGERPVGRKLTRKIIHMNREYEKLTEMMRQQFAADRQKLPVEGRALSLLAESKNGSPVVAGNKIELHTNSLKILQNFIDEINQAKKSLHLEFYIWALGGDADRVCEALIAAAKRGIACRVLLDSLGSKDWFKSQWPSKFRNAGIQVTEALPIQFGRFQFRRADLRLHRKIFVIDNAIVWTGSMNLVDPRTFKQDSGVGEWVDAMVRIEGPVASQFELTFAFDWSVDNPKIHNFNDREPPVAPHEGGAIAQEFSSGPVYRDDILYQVLLSAIMDANEELTITTPYFGPDDGLIQALMAAAGRGVKVTLIVPKLNDSTLVAWSSKSFYEDLLNAGVAIAEFHGGLLHTKSLLIDKRIAIFGSVNFDQRSLRLNFEISLIVYNVDFCAKLEKLIDSYLAQSDYVDPKAWAKRPTWQRYLENAAHLTSPLL
- a CDS encoding endonuclease/exonuclease/phosphatase family protein — translated: MSSAKSARFTVLSMNLHKGMSPLHRHSTIYQLRQKMRSHYPDLLFLQELQQEHRGRAKRFSQWPLTELTHFLSEDFWRDWHYGKNVEYRDGHHGNAILSKHPQQKGNNYDISAYRFEGRGLLHSVTYLEGIDKPIHCFCVHLALFERGRERQLEAIIRHIQALTQEGPTIVAGDFNDWRNRVSAPMRAAGFEEVFEVLTGSPAKTFPSIKPLLPMDRIYVRGLKIHSANILHEWLKLSDHLGITAELELV